The following proteins are encoded in a genomic region of Oncorhynchus kisutch isolate 150728-3 linkage group LG4, Okis_V2, whole genome shotgun sequence:
- the LOC109889254 gene encoding carbonic anhydrase 5B, mitochondrial isoform X2, whose translation MQEAGEYTMKMHPMWQGPLVAPGGNRQSPIDIRVRKSVFDPHLKPLTPDYDPRTCSQIWNNGYSFLVEYDDTTDKSTLKGGPLEDNFRLCQFHFHWGESNAWGSEHTVDRRLFPAELHMVHWNSDKYSRFEEAVMEENGLAVIGVFLKIGKRHEGLQKLVDVLPAVRHKDSVVEFTRFDPACLLPTNIDDYWTYAGSLTTPPLTEAVTWIIMKQHIEVSHDQLAVFRSLLFTSAEEEVQKSMVNNFRVQQSLQGRTVRSSFTPFLKEEQPAKGPHTGH comes from the exons ATGCAGGAAGCTGGAGAGTACACTATGAAAA TGCATCCGATGTGGCAGGGACCACTTGTTGCTCCTGGGGGCAACAGACAATCTCCGATCGATATTCGGGTGCGCAAGAGTGTGTTTGATCCGCATCTCAAGCCTCTGACCCCGGATTACGACCCCAGGACATGTTCACAGATATGGAACAACGGGTACTCATTCCTGGTTGAGTACGATGACACCACCGACAAATCCA CACTTAAAGGGGGTCCTCTGGAGGACAACTTCCGGCTGTGTCAGTTCCACTTCCATTGGGGGGAGAGCAACGCATGGGGCTCTGAGCACACAGTGGACCGCCGCCTCTTCCCTGCTGAG CTCCACATGGTCCACTGGAACTCTGATAAGTACAGCCGGTTTGAGGAGGCGGTGATGGAGGAGAATGGACTGGCTGTTATCGGGGTTTTCCTCAAG ATAGGGAAGAGACACGAGGGACTGCAGAAACTAGTAGATGTCCTACCTGCTGTCAGACACAAG GACAGTGTTGTTGAGTTCACCAGGTTCGACCCAGCCTGCCTACTGCCCACTAACATTGATGATTACTGGACGTATGCAGGGTCACTGACCACGCCTCCTCTGACCGAAGCAGTGACCTGGATTATCATGAAGCAGCACATCGAAGTCAGCCATGACCAG CTGGCTGTGTTTCGGAGCCTTCTCTTCACCTCAGCAGAGGAGGAGGTGCAGAAGAGCATGGTCAACAACTTCCGTGTGCAGCAGTCGCTGCAGGGCCGCACTGTGCGTTCTTCGTTTACCCCCTTCCTGAAGGAGGAGCAACCGGCAAAGGGTCCACACACAGGCCACTGA